GTACGCCTTGATGTGATCGAAGTTGTGCAGCATCAGGCGCGCCACCGCGAAGGTGCGGATATCGTCGAGGCCGGTCGTCCAGCCGCAGTACGAAAGTTCGTTGCCGTCGGGGTGAAACGCCAGCGGAATGAATGCGTTGAAGCCCGGCGAGCGGTCCTGCGATTCGCGTAGCCGGATCATGTGGTCGACGCGGTCTTCGAGCGACTCGATGTGCCCGTAGAGCATCGTCGCGTTGCTGGCGACGCCTTGGCGGTGCAGCTCCTCGTGCAGCGCCAGCCAGTTCGCCGCCGAGACTTTGTTCGGGCAGATTTTGGCGCGCGTCTCGTCGGCGAAGATCTCCGCGGCACCGCCGTTGACGTTATCGAGCCCCGCCGCTTTCAGCTCGGCGACGATCTGCGGAAAGGTCATGCGGTGGCGCTTGGCCATGTACTCGATCTCGGCTGCCGTGAACAGCGAGAGCTGCACGTGCGGCAGCGCCGCTTTGAAGCGCCGCATCAGCGGCAGCCAGTAGTCGAGCGAGAGCTGTCGCGGGTCGTGTCCGCCGACGATGTGAATCTGATTGAAGTTCGCGCCGGTCTCCATCGCCTTGGCGAAGACCTGATCGGCCGTCATGCGAAAGACGCGATGCGCCTCCTTGAACTCGTCGGCCGCGAACGAACAGAACGTGCAGCCGGCGTAGCACACGTTGGTCGAGTTGATGTAGCGATTGAGGACGTAGAAGACTTTTTTGCCGCTCTTGCGTTCTTTTTGCCGGCGCGCGAGCCGCCCAAGTGAGTGAATATCCCAAGTGCGATACAGTGCGAGCCCGTCTTGCGCCGAAAGCGGGGTCCCCGCATCGAGCTTGCGCTCGATCTCTACCATGATCGGGTCCGCGTAAATCATCGGCGTTCTATTCTGCCGCACCGGAGACCCGACCCCCAACGCCGCCGAAGGCGCCGCCCGCCAGCACCCCCAGCATGAGGCTGGCCGCGACCAGGCCTAGCAGCACGCCGCCAAGGAGGTCGGTAATGTAGTGCGCGCCGAGCGCCACGCGCGACCAACAGATTCCCACGGCAAGCAGCAATAGCAGCGCGCCTGCGACAATTCGCGTCGTCTTCGGAAGGTCGGAAGCAAAGATCATCAATGCCAAGAGGGCGTAGAATCCGGTTGCGATCGCCGCGTGCGAGCTCGGATACGAGAACGTCGTTTCGTGCTTGACGACCCACTCGAGCGGCCGATGGCGCGCGAACACGTGCTGGAAGTAGTCGGCGCCTCGCCAAGAGATCAAAAGCGAAACGACGCTGAGAATCAGCCGCAACCTCCATTCGGGGTAGCGCCAGGCGAGGAACAAGACGACGACGCAGATCGGGATCAGGACCCCAGGGTAGCAGGCCCAGGTCAGCCACCATGCGACAAGAGTCGAGTGATCGAAGAGCGACTGCTCCCACGGCACGAAGATCGCCGGCTCGCCGTTTGCGACGACCGATCCGCCCAGCTCGACAAACGCCCCAAACGCCACCAGTGCGAGGGCGAAGCAGAACGCCACGATCAGCAGACGCGTCACGCTACTCTCCGCTCGCGAAGAGATCTTGCTGCGCGTCTTGCGCGCGCCCCAGCCGCGGCGCCATGATCTCCAGTTCCGGCAATCCGACGAGAATCTTGCGGGGTTTCGTTCCTTCGTGCTGCCCCACGACTTTGAAGTCTTCGAGCTGCTTCATCAAACGCACCGCGCGGGGGTGGCCGATCGAAAACTGCGACTGCAGCGCCGCCGTCGACGCGTAGTTCGCATCGATGAGAAACTTCGCAGCCTCGTAGCAGAGCGGATCGGAATCTTTGCGCGAGTCTTCGTCGCCGACCGGAACGACCTCGACGTCGAGCAGGTTATCGGGACGCGACTGACGCGCCCAAAACTCGACGAGGCGATTGACCTCAGAGCCCGTGATCAGCGCACCCTGCGCGCGAATCGGTTTCGGCGCGTCGATCGGAAGGTAGAGCATGTCGCCTCGCCCGAGGAGCCGCTCGGCACCGCCCATGTCGAGCACGACGCGTGAATCGGTCTGCGAGCTCACCGCGAAGGCGATCCGCGACGGAATGTTCGCCTTGATCAGACCCGTGATCACGTCGACGGAGGGACGTTGAGTCGCCACGACGAGGTGGATTCCGGTCGCGCGCGCGAGCTGCGCGAGGCGCATGATCGTCGTCTCGACCTTGCTCGGCGCGACGAGCATCAGATCGGCAAGTTCGTCGATCGCCACCACGACGTAGGGAAGGTGCTCGTCGGGATACTTCGCGTTGTACTCCTCGATCTTGCGGACGCCGGCCTTGGCAAACCGCTCGTAGCGAACGTCCATCTCCTTGGTCATCTCGAACAGGGCTCCGGCGGCCAGCCGCGGATCGGCGATCACATCCTTGATGAGATGTGGAATGCCGTTATACGAGGTGAGCTCGACGCGCTTGGGGTCGATCATCAGAAGCTGCACTTGATCGGGTGTCGCGCTGACCAGCAGCGACGCGATGATCGTGTTCAAGCAGACCGATTTGCCGGCGCCCGTCGCGCCGGCGATGAGCAGGTGCGGCATCTTGCCGAGATCGCCGAAGACGGGACGCCCGGTGATATCTTTGCCGAGCGCCATCCAGAGCGGTGGAACCTGGCCGCGATTCGGCAGCGCTTCGAGGATCTCGCGAATCGCGACGACCGAAACCGTCTTGTTCGGAACCTCGATGCCGATCGCCGATTTGCCGGGAATCGGCGCTTCGATACGTACCGTGGTCGCAGCCAGCGCGAGCGCGAGATCGTCGGCGAGCGACGAAATGCGCGAAATCTTGACCCCGCGTTCGGGCCTAAGCTCGTAGCGCGTAATTGACGGTCCGCGCTCGGTGTGCACGACCTTTGCCCCGACGCCGAAGCTCGCCAGCGTATCTTCGAGCACATGCGAACGGCTCGACTCGTCGACGTGCTCGCTCGGCGGCACGTCGAAGATCGCCAAATCCGGCAGCCGGTACGCCTTGGTCCCCGGATAGGCTATCGCATTGTCGGGCCGGGTGGGGGCGCGCTGCACGACCTTTGCGGGACGCGCTACTTCCTCGCCTTCTTCGTCTTCGGGGTCTTCAGTCGGATCGAAAACGGCCGGAACGGAGACGACCGGCGCGGCCTTTAACTCGACCGTTTCGCCCGTGGGTTTGGGAAGGCGGGCGGGGGGCTTGAGTTTTCCGACCCAAAGTACGAGCATGCCGATCATCCTCTTCAAGCTCGCATTGGTGAGCCAGAGGAAGAGGGAGAGCGCGGCGACGCTGAGGACGATCGTCGAACCGGCGTTGCCAACCAGCGAGCGCAACG
The nucleotide sequence above comes from Candidatus Cybelea sp.. Encoded proteins:
- a CDS encoding CofH family radical SAM protein, whose protein sequence is MIYADPIMVEIERKLDAGTPLSAQDGLALYRTWDIHSLGRLARRQKERKSGKKVFYVLNRYINSTNVCYAGCTFCSFAADEFKEAHRVFRMTADQVFAKAMETGANFNQIHIVGGHDPRQLSLDYWLPLMRRFKAALPHVQLSLFTAAEIEYMAKRHRMTFPQIVAELKAAGLDNVNGGAAEIFADETRAKICPNKVSAANWLALHEELHRQGVASNATMLYGHIESLEDRVDHMIRLRESQDRSPGFNAFIPLAFHPDGNELSYCGWTTGLDDIRTFAVARLMLHNFDHIKAYWMIQGLKACQVALQFGADDMDGTHGSTDEEMIYHSAGTQSGQYVDDREFRRLIEEAGYMPVRRNSTYDEFAWDWTPPASPMAGREAVVTVSS
- a CDS encoding phosphatase PAP2 family protein, whose product is MTRLLIVAFCFALALVAFGAFVELGGSVVANGEPAIFVPWEQSLFDHSTLVAWWLTWACYPGVLIPICVVVLFLAWRYPEWRLRLILSVVSLLISWRGADYFQHVFARHRPLEWVVKHETTFSYPSSHAAIATGFYALLALMIFASDLPKTTRIVAGALLLLLAVGICWSRVALGAHYITDLLGGVLLGLVAASLMLGVLAGGAFGGVGGRVSGAAE
- a CDS encoding DNA translocase FtsK 4TM domain-containing protein, which gives rise to MARSRRRANAKNRLNLEIVGIAAIATAVLCGIALAFPHHSGSVGSWTSNGLRYLFGDSAGLFPALVAFVGAIVFLEINVPRMVGTLGTSALAYFLIITAFFGVPGGKPGGVVGDDIWWALRSLVGNAGSTIVLSVAALSLFLWLTNASLKRMIGMLVLWVGKLKPPARLPKPTGETVELKAAPVVSVPAVFDPTEDPEDEEGEEVARPAKVVQRAPTRPDNAIAYPGTKAYRLPDLAIFDVPPSEHVDESSRSHVLEDTLASFGVGAKVVHTERGPSITRYELRPERGVKISRISSLADDLALALAATTVRIEAPIPGKSAIGIEVPNKTVSVVAIREILEALPNRGQVPPLWMALGKDITGRPVFGDLGKMPHLLIAGATGAGKSVCLNTIIASLLVSATPDQVQLLMIDPKRVELTSYNGIPHLIKDVIADPRLAAGALFEMTKEMDVRYERFAKAGVRKIEEYNAKYPDEHLPYVVVAIDELADLMLVAPSKVETTIMRLAQLARATGIHLVVATQRPSVDVITGLIKANIPSRIAFAVSSQTDSRVVLDMGGAERLLGRGDMLYLPIDAPKPIRAQGALITGSEVNRLVEFWARQSRPDNLLDVEVVPVGDEDSRKDSDPLCYEAAKFLIDANYASTAALQSQFSIGHPRAVRLMKQLEDFKVVGQHEGTKPRKILVGLPELEIMAPRLGRAQDAQQDLFASGE